taaccaCATACCAATAATGAAACAAGATTCTACAAATTTGAAGGATATAGAAATATCAGAAAGACTAGGCCAATTTGAAATTACACATAATAGTAAATTGAATGTAATACAATTTGACAAAAATCAAAgtccttttaataaaatcaggaCAAAAAGAAATGATGTAGATGTtttagatgaaaaatatttcatgaagaaaatttttgaaacttatGGAGATGGTACAAGTATAACAATGGAAGGTtttgaaaagttattaaaaaaattaggattATTGAGATTATTAACTGATATATCAAGTTtagaaaatcataatattgttGCTAGTCACAATGAAAATCCACtcggtaaatttttttcatttattgattattcattattagaaatatttttttttaatttaattttgtattaatttaataatatttaagaaaagaaaagaatatatatgtttaaaaaatgaaaataaaatcttatttcaagatcaacttatataaatattgtcttTTAAAGCTAATACCAGTATATgacttttaattatcaattatgaaCCTATCAATCATAATAAGATATGAaactatttattcttatatatatatatatatatatatatatatatatatatatatatatatatctgataatattttatctttattcaatataagaatcatcttgatttataatttagcgTAACTTAAGAGTTCAAACTCCTTTTCAATTGACCTATAgagttatttattgattttattgaactctaatatttttataatattttaaatgaaatgcattcaatgtataaaataaaaaaaatatatttaaaaaatagaaataatcagcaacatttattttataattatgaatgagtaaacaaaatttgataCTATTCTTGTTGATTACATGAGATATCAATGgttaaataatcatatcacATGTAATGTTATCCTCTATGTAGATATCCAACATCTTTTTACTATCAGTAAAAtcatattacaaaattcttattaaaattctattaagtaatgcatattttatcttaaataagataatatcttcttttttatgtattatatatcatattttaaacactttttatttattatatgaattatattttcatattagacaatatttaaagttttattaaataacttttaataattatattaaaaaacttttattaaataaatttttgaataatatattattgtataaatttttatatgaatttttttgttatagacAAGTCAAagaatttgcaaaataatgGTTTACCAGAATatgaaaatggaattaaaaaagaacgggtaagataattataataattaatattgtaatattgcatgtataattttatttatatatttgtaaaaaattaaacaaattttttgaattttgttaatttgtttttaaatttttaattaaatatattctataaataactgtatcaatattttagtGCTTAAGtagtaaagaattattaagtaCTGTTGCAAGAGATATGCCATACAATTTGagtactaataataattcaacattACCAAGCTGGCTTTTTGAACGTGTATGTCCAGCTCTTGTTTATCAATTAGCTGGTGAATCAAGCTCAGAGAGAAATGGATGTATTCGTGTACCAGAGAATTATAAGCTAAcaacaattaacaaatatcTTGGAGAAGATATAACTCGTAATATGGTTCAAggtatataatcaatataaatatgaatattaataaaaattttatattttaaatattaatataattttaagtatacaattttcttattattcagtGTGGGCCTACTCAACAATCAGTATTCTAATAATCAGTCTTTGTGGTTTACTTGGTGTTGCTGTTATACCTTTCAtgggtaaaatttattatcatcaattattacaatttttagttGCTCTTGCTGTAGGAACATTATGCGGTGATGCTCTTATTCATCTTTTGCCACATGTaagatataacaaatattataagatataagatatactctaaaaattttttattataaacgaaattaatttgagttaattattatatatttaattattaatatatatttaatatataattattatatattttattatataaaaaaaatttattttttttaggcaATGATGTCGCATCataatcatgaatatattcataatgatCATGTTGAGTTAGATTTTAAAGAGCaacataatatgaattttaaagagCAACATAATATGAATATGTGGAAAGGATTAGTTGCAATGATGGGACtagcattatttttttttaccgagaAAGCTTTAACAATGTTAGCAGAATGGAGAAAACTTCGGCAACGCCgtaataaagtaattatttcgtttaaattaacattagaaataaacatgaataaaaatatataaatttttgtaaaatatatttatttttaaataaatgtaaactatttatattttgaattttagctTCCACCACGTGTTCGAGTAATGAGAGAAACTGATGGACCAAATAGTAATGTTGTTGGAGAGAAACTTTGcaaacataaatattcatcataCCCATATTGTTATGGTGAAATTAGCACAGATATTCaaggtaattaattaaaaattttattgaaataattgacttaaagtttttaattttattttttgaacgatgttaaaagtataaataatctattataaaagaatatttattattcagataATCATCATAATCGTCAACATAATAATCATGAAAGACCTCCTgtgatagaagaagaaaaaccatTAACATCAAATTGTAATtcagtttcaaaaattatgacgaatgatatagaaaaaaaaccaAGTAAAGATTGGAGACTAGACGATTCAATAGTAAATACTAAGAAAAATACAGATGGAGCAGATATACCATTAAATGAATCAGAAAGTTATACTGTTATTATACGTGAACATGAAACAAAACATCATGGTCATACCCATTCACATGGTACTATCTACTCTGatttaatatactattttatttgtaatatattttataaatgaaatttatttaggtCATGTTCATTCTGCACCTGAATCTATGTCGAGTGTTGCTTGGATGGTAGTAATGGGTGATGGTTTGCATAATTTTACTGATGGTATGGCTATAGGTGCAGCTTTTTCAGCAAATATAGCGGGTGGTTTCTCCACAGCAATAGCTGTATTTTGTCACGAATTACCTCATGAATtaggtatattatattaaatatattaaatattttgaatttttaactaaattttgtttctgttTTAATAGGAGATTTTGCGGTTTTATTAAAAGCCGGTATGAGCGCTAAACAAGCTGTTTTCTATAATCTGTTATCTTCTGTACTTTGTTTGTTTGGTATGATATTTGGTGTATTATTAGGAAGTACTCCTTCTATAAGTAATTGGATGTTTGCAGCTGCTGCaggaatgtttatatatatagctttaGTAGACATGGTAAGTAgtgtatagtatattttttttatttaatttttttatttaatgtaataagataattataattgactattaaatatttatatagattccAGAATTATCTTCAAGTCACTCTGTAGAGCGTAGCTCTCAATGGCAATGTATTTTACAAGCATTAGGGCTATCATGTGGCCTtggaataatgttaattatagcACTCTATGAACacgatcttaaaaatatattcagtgattaaatttataaagactGACAACTTTTTTGAATGGTAAGCttgcaatattttctatagatCCATATTTACAGTCATCTATTAagtcaataaaattttgactGTGCATTCTTACCGAAAATATTTactgttataataatagaaacaaattaatttttttttcttttcacatttAGCATAAGATTTCTTGTTGATAACAACATTGTCTGTTGTTAAAAACTTAAGAAtgtactataataaaataaatgctaaATGTTTTACGATACTAAGAGTATTCCGTGCACAAGAATAAATGAGttaacaatttaaagaaaGTTAGGTAATTCAAATGCAACGACAATATTtgaagtatatttattaaaaattatatttgagataTTGCGTTCtttgaaagtaataaaaacAGTCAGATAATTcagtaaaatttcaatgttcTACAATTTCTTTGATAGGttattataaagatagatAATTGTAGTCAATTTTTACTCAATaatgtttgatattttattattaaaatcatataaatttgcaaaaataccatgcgattttttttaatatttttttcttttcttattttttaatttatcaataattatgataattaatgattataaaaaaatattataaaaaaattagaaatctaatattgaaatcattaaatcataaaatgtaATACTGAAACACATGTAACACCAACTAAATGcatgtaagaaaaattgacaattattttagttaaaacatttttagttaaatttactcaattttctatagaaaatataattgtttcggttttatatttagattaaatatgaatcactataaaaatgtattaattgttataacaggatattaatatattcgtgaaatatttttgaaggaTCAATTCTAGAGatcaaaaaaaagacaaaaatgttgattaaagtttatttattaaattataaattgaaagaagtgAAATGGAAAGAGAATCAAACTTTCTCCATTACACtactgtttttatttttatcttgtttcatttaatacaaacttaaattgcttataacttaataaataaacttaaatttttatgtatcaatttttatttgttgtttgtttcttcagaattaatttttcggatattttacgaatatattaacaccctatataaaaattatatattgattaattataatctgcATTACCTCTTTACTTGTCAGATATCTGGCatttacataatatgtatgtattttagAGTTGTCAGTGTATTTGTACACAAGTTTGattgtgatatatttaataattgcattctttattttgatacaacaatttaaataaatgatgcttcagataaatattttataattgagtCAGTGTTATATGTAATTCTatcataaatgtattattaaagttaACAAAGTGCtctatactttataataattttaagtcgaaatagttatatattaatcaaattaattataagatcaaaaacgaaaaacaatggtattaaattaatatcaaattatagaaaatattatcaattgatcataaatgcattttaataagtttataaaaatttacaattttgtttttgaaatttctatgtttattttttttcaagttatttcattgtaattaTTCTGCATTtgcacaatattttaaatattataaatatatatatataagtttgtgTTTcagtaattaacaaattatcaaaCAAGATTATTATGATACCTAaacaacatattttaattttgtacaattataaatgCACTTGTgcacaaaataatttcattaaatatattgatgcaGATAAATAGAGGCGGTAAATCACTATTCatgattgaatatattaaaattttaaaaatacttatactGCCACAGTAATTATCAATCATTGAATTGGTGATTACTTacaattatatgtacatatctGCATGTCGTaagataatacataattaaaatataaaagctaaatatttttagctgtacttatgtaaaagaaattattatttataattgtaaaaatactgAAATATCTTTGGTTctctaaaattatcttaacaaaatttttttattatcataaaattatttctatatatatacatttattgtgCTAATGACATGGAATATTCattctcaaaatatatacatacatattttacacatttttttgttacttaaaaaatgtattgtaaCACTTTGAATACCAGTTTCACAATCTTGCTCACATTAAGtgaattgattaattacaTGGCATTCAATgtgttaaacaattaaatgatgtaagttacttattttttttgtatgttaATGATTAATGCCATGATCAATgacaatgtatttttttacagaaaatgtaaaaattgaaaaaaagtgttatattcttataagcaaaatactttcttaaattatatcttatattaatactgATGTATTTAACTAAATGATTTGcgctttttgtaaaaatttaaatgctaAGCATAAACATtagttttttgaaatatgtttatattattatatatcctgAAAGAttttaggattttttttttttacatataatataatataaagatagtaaaatggtttttatttaaaaaaaaaaagattattttaaattattgatttcttattatttcttaaaatgaatttatttttcagtaataaattttaataaattttatcaataatttatgtaataatattccatAACATATGTACTAtacacataaattaaatatagaataaaccTATTATCTTATAGCattctatatttcattttataaaatatggattatatataaaaattggagatttcagtatttcttttttaataataaaaatgatgaattttgattctaataatatgaattaataaatgttttattaaattataatacaatcttataattattgtttattttatggccaataataattttattaattgaagagataatttaaaaacattatttgaaagtatatttcattatatattaaaattaattagagaattatatataaaattaattagagttataaaaagttttcattaaaaaaattgtttagtacatataaaaattattgaatattttaggattattattttagaattaagttatttagatttaaatttttttaattgtattccaAACATGTgcaatatttgttattgtatattgtacattaagaatacaaaatatgtcgaattttttatttattttttatattaaattcaatctgtaaaattgtataattcatgaacattaaatatattaagtacTAGAAATATCAAGTagtagaataataatagaaataaaagtaaaactcaatcaatagtataataattaataacaacattgaaaaatttatatttttttattttcaaaaaattttttaatttttatgagtaataattaatttttaaattaaacttcaaactctaaaataatttggttaattttatataaatatttcttttcattaagataaatacttatcaaaacaatataatttattgtacaatatatggaagtatatatatataaatgttgtaaaaaatggtgaatagaagaaaataataattaaaatttataaattaaataaaattttttaataataaaacctgtataaaatgtcaatatattcatagaatacttcataaaaaatcgattttagagatgaaaacataaaagttaatatataaaaataacaattgatatttatttattaaatgaagtaGCAATGTAATAATACCAACCATGTCTTCAGTATCAatcataatgtaaataatttaaatttaataagcagATACGGATTCGAATGtttatgtgaaataaaatttttatgaacatgaaaaaagaaatgaagtttaaattaagatttgctttattcttcaaatattatattttaaatatttatatcattcatgtatattatgtagatttttatattattttatattattttataaacatttgcaatctttttataataatataataaatataataaatataataaataaacttcaatgaatttttgtatttgttttcatCTTCAGAagcgattttttaaaaatgtcttaatatattaaactatattttttaattttttaaattttaatttagatcaatttaaattaaaatttaaattcttagaaataatttaatattacttatttaatttatccagattatttttctcattgaaaaatttcataaatttgatcaaaaatgtactttaaaaattcagatgaatatatatgaaatacttaatattttaatttttatattaattataataatatttaataaaatattaatattaattaaaattattaatattattaagtattataattattattttacttctataatttcaaaaaatatgatataaatatattgaacaatTTGTATagcatcgaaatatatatgtacattcaacgattgcaaattttaataaaaataaaaatatatgaattattgttagaaaattaattaaaattcgttaatacgaaataaaaatttttaatttaataataattttgatataatttaacaaatcataatattagtacacaaatattaaaagaacaataaattttaattaaataatatttatttaattaataaattataattaaattattaaattaatattaataattaaattaaattataattataattataataatcattaaattataaatcattgtattatatctatgaattataaattaattatttttttataataataaatcattaatacaatattaaaaattataatattcaaatacttaatttatgcaaaaatattaatttagagtTTCAATCATCTCCgccattattaatacaattgcctatcacaaaaattacaattgagTAGAGAGATGTCACCACAAATACAgttcaatatatttgtttcaaatattcaattatacaaatattcttctattaaatgatatttcaatatttatgaattgtaAAATGTTTTCAATCATAGACAAAAAGacagaataatattcaatgcatttttttgaaattcttttaataaaatatttttaaaaattagaaaatatattataatttattttttagaattaatatttatttggattataataattgtatttataaattaatttcattataaaagttatatcatggattaaattttcaaaaataaaattatatttttttaaatgtttaaaaatcaaattaaaaaataattaaatgaaatataataagataaatatatgttttttaaatctattgtaaatttcaaactaaaaataatttgtaaattaatattttatttaaaattttttttaaaactatgatAATCatgttctttttatatttaataatagttagtatttaagttaattgtatatttaaaaaatatttaatatgattataaataatgaagaaataaattcaataaaaaataatatatatattatatatttaagattaattattttattatttttaaaattatgcaatgatcatgtaatatttacaaatgaaaatgatatatcttatttttaaaatcatatatatgtatgtatgtatgtatgtacaatatatataaaaaaaaaaatttttatatttgtgaattatatttataatattttacaatcttttgttgttatatatgttatatgagttaatatgattcttttaatattgaggcacttaacatataattaataatacaggtcaaataaaatttataaatattatttaaatattaagttttatacaaatattagaataattatattataacaaacaaaataGTTTATCAAACAGAGACAAGATCATCTTTATCACTCATCTGAGCTGATAAACTAAATGCTGTATCTGTGCTAGCTTCACTAtttaaactttcattaaa
This region of Apis mellifera strain DH4 linkage group LG14, Amel_HAv3.1, whole genome shotgun sequence genomic DNA includes:
- the LOC552697 gene encoding zinc transporter foi isoform X1; the encoded protein is MSHHFVTVCVVCVLCAAHTPCSAHTEFSTSGQTTHNSEKLLRPNEQLQPSWSLMKFKEIQQKDVRKLNLNNLDDYNNGAVKFYNILDKNTRNKTTLLMSVATNEVHTKKKNLENVEINIQNNHIPIMKQDSTNLKDIEISERLGQFEITHNSKLNVIQFDKNQSPFNKIRTKRNDVDVLDEKYFMKKIFETYGDGTSITMEGFEKLLKKLGLLRLLTDISSLENHNIVASHNENPLDKSKNLQNNGLPEYENGIKKERCLSSKELLSTVARDMPYNLSTNNNSTLPSWLFERVCPALVYQLAGESSSERNGCIRVPENYKLTTINKYLGEDITRNMVQVWAYSTISILIISLCGLLGVAVIPFMGKIYYHQLLQFLVALAVGTLCGDALIHLLPHAMMSHHNHEYIHNDHVELDFKEQHNMNFKEQHNMNMWKGLVAMMGLALFFFTEKALTMLAEWRKLRQRRNKLPPRVRVMRETDGPNSNVVGEKLCKHKYSSYPYCYGEISTDIQDNHHNRQHNNHERPPVIEEEKPLTSNCNSVSKIMTNDIEKKPSKDWRLDDSIVNTKKNTDGADIPLNESESYTVIIREHETKHHGHTHSHGHVHSAPESMSSVAWMVVMGDGLHNFTDGMAIGAAFSANIAGGFSTAIAVFCHELPHELGDFAVLLKAGMSAKQAVFYNLLSSVLCLFGMIFGVLLGSTPSISNWMFAAAAGMFIYIALVDMIPELSSSHSVERSSQWQCILQALGLSCGLGIMLIIALYEHDLKNIFSD
- the LOC552697 gene encoding zinc transporter foi isoform X2 gives rise to the protein MSVATNEVHTKKKNLENVEINIQNNHIPIMKQDSTNLKDIEISERLGQFEITHNSKLNVIQFDKNQSPFNKIRTKRNDVDVLDEKYFMKKIFETYGDGTSITMEGFEKLLKKLGLLRLLTDISSLENHNIVASHNENPLDKSKNLQNNGLPEYENGIKKERCLSSKELLSTVARDMPYNLSTNNNSTLPSWLFERVCPALVYQLAGESSSERNGCIRVPENYKLTTINKYLGEDITRNMVQVWAYSTISILIISLCGLLGVAVIPFMGKIYYHQLLQFLVALAVGTLCGDALIHLLPHAMMSHHNHEYIHNDHVELDFKEQHNMNFKEQHNMNMWKGLVAMMGLALFFFTEKALTMLAEWRKLRQRRNKLPPRVRVMRETDGPNSNVVGEKLCKHKYSSYPYCYGEISTDIQDNHHNRQHNNHERPPVIEEEKPLTSNCNSVSKIMTNDIEKKPSKDWRLDDSIVNTKKNTDGADIPLNESESYTVIIREHETKHHGHTHSHGHVHSAPESMSSVAWMVVMGDGLHNFTDGMAIGAAFSANIAGGFSTAIAVFCHELPHELGDFAVLLKAGMSAKQAVFYNLLSSVLCLFGMIFGVLLGSTPSISNWMFAAAAGMFIYIALVDMIPELSSSHSVERSSQWQCILQALGLSCGLGIMLIIALYEHDLKNIFSD